A region from the Eptesicus fuscus isolate TK198812 chromosome 1, DD_ASM_mEF_20220401, whole genome shotgun sequence genome encodes:
- the LOC103298423 gene encoding melanoma-associated antigen B10, producing the protein MPRGQKSKLRAREKRRQAREESKDAVSAQATVPEEEESPSSPPPGVKDDSQSSSASGTPSDPQVLGEVHSTTASAEAASSTRFTEDANNQLEDALNALHANDIAEYWYGGPLDEKVVVLVHYLLYKYQRKEPITKVDMLRNVIQVYKHNFHEIFRRASEHLELVFGLDVKEMDPNRNTYVLINKLELSCDSREHRGVPKTGVLMTILGVIFMKGNCATEEEVWKVLNMMGLHDGRKHFIFGDPKKLITEDLVKEDYLVYRQVPDRDPPCYEFLWGPRAHSETTKMKVLEFVAKVNHTSPSAFPRHYEEALRDEKERAQARSTARARIAAMASARSKAIASSLSSPK; encoded by the coding sequence ATGCCTCGGGGACAGAAGAGTAAGCTTCGTGCCCGTGAGAAACGCCGCCAGGCCCGAGAAGAGAGTAAGGATGCAGTGAGTGCTCAGGCCACTGTTCCAGAGGAAGAAGAGTCCCCTTCTTCCCCACCTCCTGGTGTCAAAGATGATTCTCAGAGTTCATCTGCCAGTGGAACACCCAGTGATCCTCAAGTGCTTGGGGAAGTCCACTCCACCACTGCTAGTGCTGAGGCTGCTTCAAGCACAAGATTTACTGAAGATGCCAACAATCAATTGGAGGATGCGCTAAATGCCTTACATGCCAATGATATCGCTGAGTACTGGTACGGAGGCCCTCTGGATGAAAAGGTGGTTGTCTTGGTGCACTACCTGCTGTACAAGTATCAAAGAAAGGAGCCCATTACCAAGGTAGATATGCTAAGAAATGTAATCCAGGTTTACAAGCATAACTTCCATGAGATCTTCAGGAGAGCTTCTGAGCACTTGGAGCTGGTTTTTGGCCTTGATGTGAAGGAAATGGATCCCAACAGAAATACCTATGTTCTCATCAACAAACTGGAACTAAGCTGTGATTCGAGAGAACACAGAGGTGTGCCCAAGACAGGTGTGCTGATGACAATCTTGGGCGTGATCTTCATGAAAGGCAACTGTGCCACTGAAGAGGAAGTCTGGAAAGTGCTGAATATGATGGGGTTACATGATGGGAGGAAGCACTTCATCTTTGGGGATCCCAAGAAGCTCATCACAGAAGATTTGGTGAAAGAAGATTACCTGGTGTACCGTCAGGTGCCTGACCGTGATCCTCCATGCTACGAGTTCCTGTGGGGTCCAAGAGCCCACTCTGAAACCACCAAGATGAAAGTCCTGGAGTTTGTGGCCAAGGTTAATCATACTTCTCCCAGTGCCTTCCCACGCCATTATGAAGAGGCTTTgagagatgagaaagagagagcccAAGCCAGATCTACAGCCAGGGCTCGAATTGCTGCCATGGCCAGTGCACGCTCCAAGGCCATTGCCAGCAGCCTTTCCTCCCCCAAGTAA